In a single window of the Desulfovibrio sp. ZJ209 genome:
- a CDS encoding DUF5655 domain-containing protein, translating into MSDIKLFRFSKSGAQELPGSTAPLEKGLHSLMEKNLECFLGIRFVAGEYPTGKNHHGRIDTLGLDENGCPVILEYKRHTNENVINQGLYYLDWLLDHRAEFKLLVLERYGKQAADHIEWTGTRVLCIAGDFTKFDLHAVAQIGRNIELIRYKFFSDDLLLFELLTSAPLQTVSKTHKSTHHAEPVPPDTETPEKGPLAKQLNNASPEIAQLWDETLDYIRGLGEDVNIKFLGHHVACTRLKNFACLWPLKSEILLWLKLNPESMELEPGFTRDVSGVGHYGTGDLEVRLKNGATLAKALPLIERAYEES; encoded by the coding sequence ATGAGCGACATCAAGCTGTTCCGATTTTCCAAAAGTGGCGCGCAGGAACTCCCCGGTAGCACGGCCCCTCTGGAGAAGGGGCTGCATTCGCTCATGGAGAAAAACCTGGAGTGTTTCCTCGGTATCCGCTTCGTGGCAGGGGAATATCCCACCGGCAAGAACCACCACGGGCGCATCGACACCCTGGGCCTTGACGAGAACGGCTGCCCGGTCATCCTCGAATACAAGCGCCACACCAATGAAAATGTCATCAACCAGGGCCTCTACTATCTGGACTGGCTGCTGGACCATCGCGCGGAGTTCAAGCTGCTGGTGCTCGAACGTTACGGCAAGCAGGCGGCGGACCATATTGAATGGACTGGCACACGGGTGCTTTGTATTGCCGGCGACTTCACCAAGTTTGATTTACATGCTGTCGCGCAGATTGGCCGAAATATCGAACTTATCCGCTACAAGTTTTTTTCTGATGACCTCCTCCTTTTCGAGCTTCTTACCTCTGCGCCGTTGCAGACCGTTTCCAAGACCCACAAATCCACTCACCATGCAGAGCCGGTGCCTCCTGATACCGAGACACCCGAGAAAGGGCCGCTCGCCAAGCAGCTTAATAATGCTTCCCCTGAGATTGCACAGCTTTGGGATGAAACGCTGGACTATATCCGTGGCTTGGGGGAGGACGTGAATATCAAGTTTCTTGGCCATCATGTTGCATGCACACGGCTGAAAAATTTTGCCTGCCTCTGGCCGCTCAAGTCCGAAATTCTGCTCTGGCTCAAGTTGAACCCGGAGTCTATGGAACTGGAGCCGGGTTTTACGAGGGATGTGAGCGGTGTGGGGCATTATGGCACTGGAGATCTGGAGGTGCGGCTCAAAAATGGAGCCACTCTGGCCAAGGCTCTGCCGCTCATTGAACGCGCCTATGAGGAGAGCTGA
- the rpoC gene encoding DNA-directed RNA polymerase subunit beta', translating into MSLDDLFTARGSSTNAANIRNLKAIQISIASPEAIREWSYGEVKKPETINYRTFKPERDGLFCAKIFGPVKDYECNCGKYKRMKHRGIVCEKCGVEVIASKVRRERMGHIELAAPVAHIWFLKTLPSKIGTLLDMTMADLEKVLYFDSYIVLDPGQVPGIQKQQVISEDQYLQIIERYGEDALTVGMGAEAVRTLLEELDLEKLRAELREEGEATKSQTRKKKITKRLKIVEAFLESQNKPEWMIMEVIPVIPPELRPLVPLDGGRFATSDLNDLYRRVINRNNRLKRLMELGAPEIIIRNEKRMLQEAVDALFDNGRRGRAITGTNGRPLKSLSDMIKGKQGRFRQNLLGKRVDYSGRSVITVGPYLKLHQCGLPKKMALELFKPFIYAELEKRGYASTIKSAKKMVEREELVVWDILSEVVREYPILLNRAPTLHRLGIQAFEPLLVEGKAIRLHPLVCTAYNADFDGDQMAVHIPLSVEAQIECRVLMMSTNNILSPANGGPVIVPSQDIVLGLYYMTVERSFEKGEGMTFCAPWEVESAYDAGQVSLHARIKVRMPDGKIYDTTPGRVLVSDILPPELPFETVNTVLTKKAIAKLVGAAYRTCGIKSTVILCDRLKDLGYEFATRAGVTIGVKDLTIPESKKAILAQSQAEVDDIERQYRDGIITRTEKYNKVVDVWTKATQDVSTEMTKEISHELVTNPVTGETVENQSFNPIFMMSNSGARGNQDQMRQLAGMRGLMAKPSGEIIETPITSSFREGLSVLQYFTSTHGARKGLADTALKTANSGYLTRRLVDVVQDVIVSEHDCGTVDGIELTHLKEGGDIKTPLSERVVGRVLLYPVMDPDDPDKVLLPENTLITETEAKLIDKKGISSVTVRSPLTCQSERGICALCYGRDLARGHLVNTGETVGIIAAQSIGEPGTQLTMRTFHIGGTASSTIEKNKFEAQNAGRVILNRVRAVTNREGAELVLGKSGQLTIVDPQGREREKYILPNGARLMVKDGEEVAKGAVLAEWDPFNEPFVAEEEGIVRFADIIDGKTVQEKVDDVTRQASLTIMEYRTTNFRPAISICNEDGTVKKRAHGSAPAVYTLPVGSIIMVKDGQAIQAGDILARKPRETSKTKDIVGGLPRVAELFEVRKPKDKAEISEIAGTVTYEGESKGKRKLVVTPEIGEAKEYLVPKGKHITVADGDFVEAGDALTEGYPELHDILRTRGEKYLARYLVDEIQEVYRFQGVGIDDKHIEVIVRQMLKKVTILDAGGTSFLVGEQVDKAEFKQENQKAIAEGRAPATAEPLVLGITQASLTTSSFISAASFQETTKVLTEASLKGKMDHLRGLKENVIVGRLIPAGTGYREYVNGEIEVPEQKERPDKFLEELEENPIMVDLTLN; encoded by the coding sequence ATGAGTCTGGACGATCTGTTCACCGCACGCGGCTCCTCCACCAATGCGGCCAATATCCGCAACCTCAAGGCCATCCAGATCTCCATCGCGTCGCCTGAGGCCATCCGCGAATGGTCCTACGGCGAGGTGAAAAAGCCGGAGACCATCAACTACCGCACCTTCAAACCGGAGCGCGACGGCCTGTTCTGCGCCAAGATCTTCGGCCCCGTGAAGGACTATGAGTGCAACTGCGGCAAGTACAAGCGCATGAAGCACCGCGGCATCGTGTGCGAAAAGTGCGGCGTGGAGGTCATCGCCTCCAAGGTGCGCCGCGAGCGCATGGGCCACATCGAGCTGGCCGCGCCGGTGGCGCATATCTGGTTCCTCAAGACCTTGCCCTCCAAGATCGGCACCCTGCTCGACATGACCATGGCCGACCTTGAGAAGGTGCTCTATTTCGACTCCTACATCGTGCTCGACCCCGGTCAGGTGCCGGGCATCCAGAAGCAGCAGGTCATCTCCGAGGACCAGTACCTCCAGATCATCGAGCGCTACGGCGAGGACGCCCTCACCGTGGGCATGGGCGCCGAGGCCGTCCGCACCCTCTTGGAAGAGCTCGACCTCGAGAAGCTGCGCGCGGAGCTGCGCGAGGAGGGTGAGGCCACCAAGAGCCAGACCCGCAAGAAAAAGATCACCAAGCGCCTCAAGATCGTGGAGGCCTTTCTTGAGTCGCAGAACAAGCCGGAATGGATGATCATGGAGGTCATCCCGGTCATCCCGCCGGAGCTTCGCCCGCTCGTGCCGCTGGACGGCGGCCGCTTCGCCACGTCGGACCTCAACGACCTCTACCGCCGCGTCATCAACCGCAACAACCGCCTCAAGCGCCTCATGGAGCTGGGCGCGCCGGAAATCATCATCCGCAACGAAAAGCGCATGCTCCAGGAAGCGGTGGACGCGCTCTTCGACAACGGCCGGCGCGGCCGCGCCATCACCGGCACCAACGGGCGCCCGCTCAAGTCGCTCTCCGACATGATCAAGGGCAAGCAGGGCCGCTTCCGCCAGAACCTCCTGGGCAAGCGCGTGGACTATTCCGGCCGCTCGGTCATCACCGTGGGCCCCTACCTCAAGCTGCACCAGTGCGGCCTGCCCAAGAAGATGGCCCTCGAGCTCTTCAAGCCCTTCATCTACGCGGAGCTTGAGAAACGCGGCTACGCCTCCACCATCAAGAGCGCGAAAAAGATGGTGGAGCGCGAGGAGCTTGTGGTGTGGGACATCCTCTCCGAGGTCGTTCGCGAGTATCCCATCCTGCTCAACCGCGCGCCCACCCTGCACCGCCTGGGCATCCAGGCCTTTGAGCCGCTGCTCGTGGAGGGCAAGGCCATCCGGCTGCACCCGCTCGTCTGCACCGCCTACAACGCGGACTTTGACGGCGACCAGATGGCCGTGCACATCCCGCTCTCGGTGGAGGCGCAGATCGAGTGCCGCGTGCTCATGATGAGCACCAACAACATCCTCTCCCCGGCCAACGGCGGCCCGGTCATCGTGCCCTCGCAGGACATCGTGCTCGGCCTCTACTACATGACGGTCGAGCGCAGCTTCGAGAAGGGCGAGGGCATGACCTTCTGCGCCCCGTGGGAGGTGGAGAGCGCCTATGACGCCGGACAGGTCTCGCTGCACGCGCGCATCAAGGTGCGCATGCCCGACGGCAAGATTTACGACACCACGCCCGGCCGCGTGCTCGTGAGCGACATCCTGCCGCCCGAGCTGCCCTTCGAGACCGTGAACACCGTGCTCACCAAGAAGGCCATCGCCAAGCTCGTGGGCGCGGCCTACCGCACCTGCGGCATCAAGTCCACGGTCATCCTTTGCGACCGCCTGAAGGACCTGGGCTACGAGTTCGCCACGCGCGCGGGCGTGACCATCGGCGTCAAGGATCTCACCATCCCGGAGAGCAAGAAGGCCATCCTCGCCCAGTCGCAGGCCGAGGTGGACGACATCGAGCGCCAGTACCGCGACGGCATCATCACCCGCACGGAAAAATACAACAAGGTGGTCGATGTCTGGACCAAGGCCACGCAGGATGTCTCCACCGAGATGACCAAGGAGATCTCGCACGAGCTCGTCACCAACCCCGTGACGGGCGAAACCGTGGAGAACCAGAGCTTCAACCCCATCTTCATGATGTCCAACTCGGGCGCGCGCGGCAACCAGGACCAGATGCGCCAGCTCGCCGGCATGCGCGGCCTCATGGCCAAGCCCTCTGGCGAGATCATCGAGACGCCCATCACCTCGTCCTTCCGCGAGGGGCTCTCGGTGCTGCAATACTTCACCTCCACCCACGGCGCGCGCAAGGGTCTCGCGGACACCGCCCTCAAGACGGCCAACTCCGGCTACCTCACCCGCCGACTCGTGGACGTGGTGCAGGATGTCATCGTCTCCGAGCATGACTGCGGCACCGTGGACGGCATCGAGCTCACCCACCTCAAGGAGGGCGGCGACATCAAGACCCCGCTCTCCGAGCGCGTGGTGGGCCGCGTGCTCCTTTACCCTGTCATGGATCCGGACGACCCGGACAAGGTGCTTTTGCCCGAGAACACGCTCATCACCGAGACCGAGGCCAAGCTCATCGACAAGAAGGGCATCTCCTCGGTGACGGTGCGCTCGCCGCTCACCTGCCAGTCCGAGCGCGGCATCTGCGCGCTCTGCTACGGGCGCGACCTTGCGCGCGGGCACCTCGTCAACACGGGCGAGACCGTGGGCATCATCGCGGCGCAGTCCATCGGCGAGCCGGGCACCCAGCTCACCATGCGCACCTTCCACATCGGCGGCACGGCCTCGAGCACCATCGAGAAAAACAAGTTCGAGGCCCAGAACGCGGGCCGCGTCATCCTCAACCGCGTGCGCGCGGTCACCAACCGCGAGGGCGCCGAGCTCGTGCTCGGCAAGAGCGGGCAGCTCACCATCGTTGACCCGCAGGGCCGCGAGCGCGAGAAGTACATCCTGCCCAACGGCGCGCGCCTCATGGTCAAGGACGGCGAGGAAGTGGCCAAGGGCGCGGTGCTCGCCGAATGGGACCCCTTCAACGAGCCCTTTGTGGCCGAGGAGGAGGGCATCGTCCGCTTTGCGGACATCATCGACGGCAAGACCGTGCAGGAAAAGGTGGACGACGTGACGCGCCAGGCCTCCCTGACCATCATGGAATATCGCACCACCAACTTCCGGCCGGCCATCTCCATCTGCAACGAGGACGGCACGGTTAAGAAGCGCGCCCACGGCTCCGCGCCCGCTGTCTACACGCTGCCCGTGGGCTCCATCATCATGGTCAAGGACGGCCAGGCCATCCAGGCCGGCGACATCCTCGCCCGCAAGCCGCGCGAGACCTCCAAGACCAAGGATATCGTCGGCGGCCTGCCGCGCGTGGCCGAGCTCTTCGAGGTGCGCAAGCCCAAGGACAAGGCCGAGATCTCGGAGATCGCCGGCACTGTCACCTATGAGGGCGAATCCAAGGGCAAGCGCAAGCTCGTGGTCACGCCGGAAATCGGCGAGGCCAAGGAATACCTCGTGCCCAAGGGCAAGCACATCACCGTGGCCGACGGCGACTTTGTGGAGGCGGGCGACGCGCTCACCGAGGGCTATCCCGAGCTGCACGACATCCTGCGCACCCGCGGCGAGAAGTACCTCGCGCGCTATCTGGTGGACGAGATCCAGGAGGTCTACCGCTTCCAGGGCGTGGGCATCGACGACAAGCACATCGAGGTCATCGTGCGCCAGATGCTCAAGAAGGTGACCATCCTCGACGCGGGTGGCACGAGCTTCCTCGTCGGCGAGCAGGTGGACAAGGCCGAGTTCAAGCAGGAGAACCAGAAGGCCATCGCCGAGGGCCGCGCGCCGGCCACGGCTGAGCCGCTTGTCCTGGGCATCACCCAGGCCTCGCTCACCACGTCGTCCTTCATCTCCGCGGCCTCCTTCCAGGAGACCACCAAGGTGCTCACCGAAGCCTCGCTCAAGGGCAAGATGGATCACCTGCGCGGCCTCAAGGAGAACGTCATCGTCGGCCGGCTCATCCCGGCGGGCACGGGCTACCGCGAATACGTCAACGGCGAGATCGAGGTGCCCGAGCAGAAGGAACGCCCGGACAAGTTCCTCGAAGAACTGGAAGAGAATCCCATCATGGTGGATCTGACGCTGAACTGA